A segment of the uncultured Desulfobulbus sp. genome:
GGGCAATTTCCAGGGGGATCACCTCACCCTCTGCGGTGATCAACCGCGGTGGATTGTGGCCACCGTTGGCAAAGCGGATACCTCCGGTCTCGGTATTGAGGATGCCGACAAACAGGGTGACGAAGGTGCAGCTTTCATTGCGTTCCGCCAGGTCGTCGTTGACCCGCTGAATGATCTCCGCAGGATTGCTTGTCTGTTTGGCGATGGAGCGCAGCAGCACCACCACGACGGACATGAAGATAGCCGCAGGCATGCCCTTGCCGGACACATCGCCAATGGCAAAAAGAAGATGGGTGTCATCAAGGGCAAAATAGTCGTAAAGGTCGCCTCCTGCCTGTTTAGCGGTTTTCGTCATCGCCTGCAGCTCGACCCGATGATTGAAGCTCTCTAGCGTCAGGGGTGGGGGGAGAAAGGTCGCCTGGAGCTGGCCGGCGATACGCAATTCGCTCTCTGCCCGTTCCCGTGCGCTTTGCGTCTGCTTGAGTTGCTCGATGTGCGCCTCCAGCCGGCGTTGCATCAAATCAAAATCATAGGCCAGCAGGGCTGTTTCCGCCCTGGTTTTTTTCTGATCGGGAAACAGGGAAGGATCCAGACGAATAGCGGCGGAAAAATCGTGTTCCGCCAGAGAGCGGGTGAAGCTGGAGAGTCGGGTCAGGGGCAGGGTAATGGTTCGACTGGCAGTGTAGCTGAACAGGATGGAGAGGAGAAAGCTCGCTCCGCCCATAACGAGAAAATGAAAAAATGCATGTTGTTTGAGAACCTCGACTTCATGGGCATGGATATCGGCGCCAATGATGATGCGGCGACCGTTCTTGTCGGTGTAGGGAATGACCACGGAACGGAGCATGCCGTATTCGGGGTCATCGGTGGTGGAGATAGAGGTGCGCCAGTTTTTCTCGATCAACAAAATATTGGGCGCGGGCTGTTGGTACACATCCCAATACTTGGTTTCCAAGGCAAAGTCGGCGGCGGCAATGAAATGGTATTTGCCATCCACCTTGTACAGAGCATAGAGGTAGGTGGCGTCAACATTTTTAAGGAATTGGTTGAGGCGCAACAGGTTCCGTTGAAATTCAGCATTGCTGATGCTCGTCGGGCCGACCGCACGGCTCAAGTAGTCCTGAGGCAGCAGTTGTTCCATGGTGAGGGCGGCAATGAGCAGCCGCTTGTCGAT
Coding sequences within it:
- a CDS encoding SpoIIE family protein phosphatase produces the protein MSLMTWYRRQNVHRKIFILFFAITLLSSSAFTLYGFVQSSRAIVNEIDKRLLIAALTMEQLLPQDYLSRAVGPTSISNAEFQRNLLRLNQFLKNVDATYLYALYKVDGKYHFIAAADFALETKYWDVYQQPAPNILLIEKNWRTSISTTDDPEYGMLRSVVIPYTDKNGRRIIIGADIHAHEVEVLKQHAFFHFLVMGGASFLLSILFSYTASRTITLPLTRLSSFTRSLAEHDFSAAIRLDPSLFPDQKKTRAETALLAYDFDLMQRRLEAHIEQLKQTQSARERAESELRIAGQLQATFLPPPLTLESFNHRVELQAMTKTAKQAGGDLYDYFALDDTHLLFAIGDVSGKGMPAAIFMSVVVVLLRSIAKQTSNPAEIIQRVNDDLAERNESCTFVTLFVGILNTETGGIRFANGGHNPPRLITAEGEVIPLEIAPNLVLGVMPEQTFTGEELALMPGDGLFLYSDGITEAFNATDDLYTVGRLDHCLKTLPPQSPVDKLVKTVVDDVAAFSGDGIQADDMTILSLRYWGKRL